The proteins below come from a single Microbacterium sp. SLBN-154 genomic window:
- a CDS encoding SGNH/GDSL hydrolase family protein, translating to MSTTPDHPSPYAANHELHPWRRFVALGDSFTEGIGDPEPGSPGGHRGWADRVAEVLSRQVPDFSYANLAIRGRLIRQIVDEQVEPALELKPDLVTFSAGGNDVIRPGSDPDVVADIFHDAVVRLSASGATLVVFTGIDTNFTPVFRGIRGKVAIYNENIRAIAEQYDCIVADQWALKEVQDVRFFDDDRLHYNSLGHHEVARMVLRTLAVPDDLQPMAPDPLPVRTWRQARSNDLVWAREYLVPWVLRRLRQQSSGDTVVPKRPEPLPIIRSTDDS from the coding sequence ATGTCGACCACCCCCGACCACCCGAGCCCCTATGCCGCGAACCACGAACTGCATCCCTGGCGGCGATTCGTCGCCCTGGGCGACTCGTTCACCGAGGGCATCGGCGATCCCGAGCCCGGTTCGCCCGGCGGGCACCGAGGCTGGGCCGACCGGGTGGCCGAGGTGCTCTCCCGTCAGGTTCCCGATTTCTCCTATGCCAACCTCGCGATCCGGGGTCGACTGATCCGTCAGATCGTCGACGAGCAGGTCGAGCCCGCCCTCGAGCTCAAACCCGATCTGGTCACCTTCTCCGCCGGCGGCAACGACGTGATCCGTCCGGGCTCGGATCCGGACGTGGTGGCCGACATCTTCCACGACGCGGTGGTGCGACTGTCCGCCTCCGGTGCGACGCTCGTGGTCTTCACCGGCATCGACACGAATTTCACCCCGGTGTTCCGCGGCATCCGCGGCAAGGTCGCCATCTACAACGAGAACATCCGCGCGATCGCGGAGCAGTACGACTGCATCGTCGCCGACCAGTGGGCTCTCAAGGAGGTGCAGGACGTGCGCTTCTTCGACGACGACAGGCTCCACTACAACTCGCTCGGTCATCACGAAGTCGCCCGGATGGTGCTGCGCACCCTGGCCGTGCCCGACGACCTCCAGCCGATGGCGCCCGATCCCCTGCCGGTGCGCACCTGGCGTCAGGCGCGGTCGAACGACCTGGTGTGGGCGCGGGAATACCTCGTGCCGTGGGTGCTGCGACGACTGCGCCAGCAGTCCTCGGGCGACACCGTCGTGCCCAAGCGGCCCGAGCCCCTGCCGATCATCCGGTCGACGGACGACTCCTGA
- a CDS encoding DEAD/DEAH box helicase, translated as MHLGSFAAEHLSPTWPQRAPWGTAQRLRAWQAEALDLYFSLDGPDGEGAGPRDFLAAATPGAGKTTFALRLATELLRRRVVDRVVVVAPTEHLKSQWADAAARVSLRLDPAFSNRFVAPSRQYHGVAVTYAQVAVKPSVHQHLTDSARTLVILDEVHHGGDALSWGDALREAYGRATRRLLLSGTPFRSDTAPIPFVEYHPNDKGIRISRTDYAYGYRRALEDGVVRPVIFLVYAGQMRWRTKTGDEMEAQLGQDNTKDITSQAWRTALDPEGDWIPAVLRSADRRLSEVREQVPDAGGLVIATDQTAARAYAAILEGISGERPTVVLSDEAEASSRIESFSAGTSRWMVAVRMVSEGVDVPRLAVGVYATSASTPLFFAQAIGRFVRARRRGETASVFLPNVPQLLALAHELERQRDHALDRDTDGDDEWNAEEDLMDAAEREEKASDALTQEFTFQALGSAAHFDRVMFDGREFGQLAVPGTPEEEEFLGLPGLLEPEHVHELLLQRQARQSRHRKVRESAAATGSEPATPAPPAALHRTLKEQRQLLNSLVGLYARQSGEPHGAVHAELRRICGGPAVSHATVAQLQARIDVLRARVRS; from the coding sequence ATCCATCTCGGCAGCTTCGCCGCCGAGCACCTGTCGCCGACCTGGCCGCAGCGGGCGCCGTGGGGCACCGCGCAGCGGCTGCGCGCCTGGCAGGCCGAGGCGCTGGACCTCTACTTCTCGCTCGACGGCCCCGACGGCGAGGGGGCGGGACCGCGTGATTTCCTCGCGGCGGCCACCCCCGGGGCCGGCAAGACGACCTTCGCGCTGCGATTGGCCACCGAGCTCCTTCGGCGCCGGGTGGTCGACCGCGTGGTCGTCGTGGCCCCCACCGAGCACCTGAAGTCGCAGTGGGCCGATGCGGCCGCACGCGTGTCGCTGCGCCTGGATCCGGCGTTCAGCAACCGGTTCGTCGCGCCCTCCCGCCAGTACCACGGGGTTGCGGTGACGTACGCGCAGGTCGCGGTGAAGCCCTCGGTCCATCAGCACCTGACCGACTCCGCGCGCACCCTCGTCATCCTCGACGAGGTCCACCACGGCGGCGACGCCCTCAGCTGGGGTGATGCGCTTCGGGAGGCCTATGGTCGGGCGACCCGGCGGCTGCTGCTGTCGGGAACCCCGTTCCGCAGCGATACCGCGCCCATCCCCTTCGTGGAGTACCACCCCAACGACAAGGGCATCAGGATCTCCCGGACCGATTACGCCTACGGCTATCGCCGGGCCCTCGAGGACGGGGTCGTGCGCCCCGTGATCTTCCTCGTCTACGCCGGGCAGATGCGGTGGCGGACCAAGACGGGCGATGAGATGGAGGCCCAGCTCGGACAGGACAACACCAAGGACATCACCTCGCAGGCGTGGCGCACCGCACTCGACCCCGAGGGAGACTGGATTCCCGCGGTTCTCCGGTCTGCCGATCGTCGACTCAGCGAGGTGCGCGAGCAGGTGCCCGATGCGGGTGGTCTGGTGATCGCGACCGACCAGACCGCGGCGCGGGCGTACGCCGCGATCCTGGAGGGGATCAGCGGGGAACGACCCACGGTCGTGCTCTCCGACGAGGCGGAGGCGTCGTCGCGGATCGAATCGTTCTCGGCGGGGACGTCGCGGTGGATGGTCGCGGTGCGGATGGTGTCCGAGGGTGTCGATGTTCCGCGCCTGGCCGTGGGGGTCTACGCCACGTCGGCGTCCACCCCGCTGTTCTTCGCCCAGGCGATCGGGCGTTTCGTCCGTGCTCGGCGTCGCGGCGAGACCGCGAGCGTGTTCCTGCCGAACGTGCCGCAGCTGCTCGCGCTCGCTCACGAGCTGGAGCGCCAACGCGATCATGCCCTCGACCGCGACACCGACGGCGACGACGAGTGGAACGCCGAAGAAGACCTGATGGACGCCGCCGAGCGCGAGGAGAAGGCCTCCGACGCGCTGACGCAGGAGTTCACCTTCCAGGCGCTCGGGTCGGCCGCCCACTTCGACCGCGTCATGTTCGACGGCCGTGAGTTCGGTCAGCTCGCCGTGCCCGGAACTCCGGAGGAGGAGGAGTTCCTCGGACTTCCGGGCCTTCTCGAACCCGAGCATGTCCACGAGCTGCTGCTGCAGCGTCAGGCGCGCCAGAGTCGTCATCGCAAGGTTCGTGAATCAGCCGCGGCCACGGGTTCCGAACCGGCGACGCCTGCACCCCCCGCGGCCCTGCACCGCACCCTCAAGGAGCAGCGTCAGCTCCTCAACAGCCTGGTCGGCCTGTACGCCCGGCAGAGCGGTGAACCGCACGGGGCCGTCCACGCCGAGCTGCGGCGCATCTGCGGTGGGCCCGCCGTCTCGCACGCCACCGTGGCGCAGCTGCAGGCGCGCATCGATGTGCTGCGCGCACGCGTCCGGTCCTGA